TCATCTGAGGGGTAACAAGCCCGCCCATGAGGGACCCGAAGTCTCCCTTGGCAATGGCTGCACCGATCTGCTTCTTGGCTTCGACCGGAATTTCATGCCTTTCGAGGACAAGGTCAGGGGATCCTGCAACGATAAAGGCAACCACTACTTTTGCAGCATTAATTGCTTTTACCGGGTCTTTGTCAATGGAGAAACAGGCGTATGCTGTAACGTCGACTTCACTGGGGTCACGGCCGGCTTTTTCGGCACCCTTGCGGATCTGTTCCACAGCGACCTCAAAATCCTTCGGGTGAGAAGCGTTGATCAGGACACCATCTGCAATTTCACCGGAAAGTTCGAGCATCTTGGGGCCCTGGGCACCCATATAGATAGGGATTGGTCCAGCTTTGAAAGCAAGCTTTGCGCCTCCGAACTTGACCATTTCGCCGTCCATGGAGACTTTCTGACCTGCAAGGAATCCTCTAATTGCCTGAATTGCTTCTTTTGTGGTTGCGAGAGGCTTTTCCCATGCAATGCCCATAGCATCGAAAGTTGCTTTGTCTCCGGGTCCGAGACCAAGGACTGCTCTACCACCTGAAATCTCTGCAACGGAAGCAATGCTGGATGCTGTAATTGCAGGGTTCCTGGTATAAGAGTTTGTAACACCGGAGCCGATCTTGATGCTGTTGGTGTTCAGAGCGAGAACGGTAAGAGTGGAATATACGTCACGGTTGTTGTAGTGGTCAGTGATCCATACATAGTCGAATCCCTGTTGTTCTGAAAGCTTTGCGTAATATGCGATCTTTAAAGCAGGATCGGCCGGTACAAATTCGATTCCGAACTTCATATTTGGTAACTCCTTTTAACTAATGGGTTAATAGCTAGACGGGCCTGTTTTTCGCCCCACATAAAGATATCTATTTAATTATAATTAACGTCCAGTATAATAGAGGCCAATTTATAATTAACATCCAGTATAATAGAGGTCAATTATAATTTTTAACTACAATTCATATAACAGTATTTAAGAGTCTATATATAATTAACTGTATTAAAGAAAATGTATATAATTATTTTAATAAAAGAATTCCTCAAAATACCCTTGAAAGTGAAGACCTGTTCAAGACCTGACTAATTCAAAGGAAATAATCAAACCTTATAAACCTTTTCCATAATAGGACTTTTTCAAATCATATAGTACTTGCTTACTCAATAGATAAAATCAGGCATGTGCGGCTTTATCAATATTATTGTGATTTATACAGAGGAGTGATATCTGTTTTATTTTTCAGTTCAACTGCGTGGGTCCTGATCAGATATGGTCCTGATCAGATTTCAACCCATAATTAAGGAAAAATAATAAATAGCTAATTTTAAAGAAAGTTATTCTTCAAAAAACAGGAAAAAGTTTATATTATAAAAATGCAAGCTACCGAAATAGTTAGAGTTTTCCATGGTTAGAAAATGATAAATATAGGGGTTAAAGATAACGAAATAGGGAAAAGACAAAGCCTTAAAGCCCGGTAAAAAATGTGTGAGAAAAATAAGACAGAATCGGATTGAAGGGGAAAATTTATTACATTTTAAAAAATCCTTACAATTATATACAAAGAATCGATAATATAGATGGGTGTAGATAAAATCCGGAGTAAGTATCGGAGTAAATGCCGGAAATAATAGGGCAAGTGGAAAATCCGCTTAAAAGTTTTGGTCAACTACCCCTTAAGCTAAAAGACTCAGGATTTTCCTGCTGAGGGTTTAGGAATTTAATATAAAAGACAAGGAGGTGAATTAGCTATGGCTGTATCCAGAAAAGGAGAAAAGTACCGATGTGAAATCTGCGGTAATGAGGTCACCGTAACAGAAGTCGGGGGTGGAACGCTTGTTTGCTGTGGAGAAGATATGATCCTCATAGAGGAATAATTTAAGGGTTATTATAAAGGGTCATTAGAGAGTTAATTTAAGGGTCATTAGAGAGTCAGAAATTCTCTCATATGAGAATTATGAATTCTCAGACCTGAAATTGTTTGGATAAAATTCGAATAAAAACAGGATTTCCTGCTAGGAGGAAAACCGATGAAATGTTATGAGTGCGCCATAGAAGGCAAAGATACGGATGCTGTGGGAATTTGTATTGTATGTGGGAGAGGGGTTTGCAAAGATCATCTTATCCATGAGGAAACCCCGGTCTGGGAGGGGGACTACCCGATAGAGCTGAAGCCCGACCAAGAACATATAAAAAGAATTGTCTGCCTTCCCTGCCATGAAGCCCTGAAGGAGAACTGCCTGTTTAATGAGGTTTGCTGAGGTGGCCAAAAATGCTGAAATGTTACGATTGCCTTGAAGAGAATAAGGATACTGAAGCAGTAGGGGTTTGCATTGTCTGCGGAAAGGGTCTCTGCATGGAACATATAAAACAGGTAGAATTCCCAATGAAAGGAGGAGGATACCCGCTGCCTCACAAGACACTAAAGAAGGGCCTTCCACGGATGCTGTGTAAAGAATGCATTGACAACATTCTTGGAGATGGGTTCTGCGTCTAAAAAAACGGTTGTGCATATCAATATAAGTATTAAGATAAATATTTAATATAAATGTAAATCAATAAAAATTGGTAGTTCTAATAATGGAGTAGAGGAGATTAGAAGAATGACAGAACACAAAGAGATTATAGAAAGTATGGGAGAGAAAATGGGGTTCACCCCTCAAATTCTGGAGACACTTGGAGATCTTGATCCGGAATTCCTGCACAAATACAGAAGATGTGACCACAAAATACTGACAGACGGAGCTCTTCCGGCCAAGATGAAGATCCTTATGGCCCTTGCAGTGGTGGCATCAAAGCAGTGCGAGTCCTGCACTATGTCCCAGATGAAAAGCGCGCTTAAGAACGGGGCTACCAAGGAAGAGATCATGGAGACAATGGAAGTTATCTTCATCACCTCTGGTGCTCCTGCCGTAGCTGCTTGTAGGGATGCTCTCAAAATGCTGAAATAAATGTGAAAGCCACGTTTAAAAGTCAACTACCCCTCCCTAAAGTCTGATGACTTTTAAGGAAGGGGTGTTCCCGCATTCTTTGATGAATATCAAAATTACATTCAAAAATTACATATTAAATTATATTTTAAAATTACATTTATTGGAATTAGAATTGCAGTGGCGCAATCCTCTACAAGTAGCGGGTTATATTTGCACCACTGTTCATAGTTCCTTAAAATTCGATCGAAATAAACCAACAGTGGAGGGAATGAATATGGTGGAAGGAAAGATTAACAAACCGGCGGACCCTAAAAACCTGACAGAAGGAGATAAGAAGCACATCCCGGCAATCTACGTGCCAAAAACCATCGTTGCCGGAAAGCCTTTTGATGTAATTGTTGAGGTGGGACTTATTCCTCACGTGATGGAAGAAAAGCACCATATCGAGTGGATCGAACTCTACCTCAATGACAACAAAATAGGAAAAGTAGAGCTCTCCCTGCGCAAAAACAAGAAAGCTGAAGCTACATTCACAATTGAGGCAGATAAATCCCTGGCAGGAAAGGAAAGCAAACTCCATGCTCTTGAACACTGCAACATTCATGGGACCTGGGAAGAGTTCATGACTATCAAGATGAGCTAAAGAGTAAAACTGACCGGAAACGGGGGAGATAGCTGGATTTTATAGTCCTAAGATAAAGAGAAAAATATGGCGTGTGAAGGGTGAACTTGCAGAGTATACGGAGAAAAAAATCCGTAACCATAAACCTGCACGCCCGGAAAAACAGCAACATCCATAGTTCCCGGAAAGATTATCAGTATAGTAGAGACCATATCTGGGGAAAAAAGGCAAACGTGCATCTGGAAAATCTGAAAACCTGAAGACATAGTCTGGAGGGAACGTCAGTGAAAAGCACGGTACTCATGATTACCATTTTTTTATTTGCAGGATTATGGGCATCCTCTGTCGCGGCAGAGCAAAGCGGACCCAGGAACTTCACATCTGACCAATTTTCGAAATCCGGTCTCTGTTCCAACTGCCACGGGAGCAGTTTCGGGGAATGGGACGGCTCAATGCATTCGAATGCAGACAGTGACTTCTTTTACCAGGCAATGCTTCAGGAATATGGTGTAGCTGCAGAAGCCCAGGGTCTTTCTCCGGAGTTTTGCTCTCGCTGCCATACGCCCATAGGAATGGTTTCGGCTGAAATCCCTCCCCTCGACGGCTCGGACCTGAGTGAGGTTGCAAAAGAAGGAGTCCAGTGTGATTTCTGCCATTCAGTTGTCGAAAGTGAGGGAATTGGAAATGCCCTCTATGTACTTGAGCCTGGAGATGTAAAATGGGGGAACAGAGCCGATGCAGTGTCTCCTTCCCATGAGATAGAGACTCATGAGTTCTACAACGAGTCCGGATACTGTGGTATGTGCCATAATATCTACCATCCGGTAAATAACCTGACTCTCGCAGCCACTTATACCGAATG
The Methanosarcina sp. WWM596 DNA segment above includes these coding regions:
- the mer gene encoding 5,10-methylenetetrahydromethanopterin reductase gives rise to the protein MKFGIEFVPADPALKIAYYAKLSEQQGFDYVWITDHYNNRDVYSTLTVLALNTNSIKIGSGVTNSYTRNPAITASSIASVAEISGGRAVLGLGPGDKATFDAMGIAWEKPLATTKEAIQAIRGFLAGQKVSMDGEMVKFGGAKLAFKAGPIPIYMGAQGPKMLELSGEIADGVLINASHPKDFEVAVEQIRKGAEKAGRDPSEVDVTAYACFSIDKDPVKAINAAKVVVAFIVAGSPDLVLERHEIPVEAKKQIGAAIAKGDFGSLMGGLVTPQMIEAFAICGTPEDCMKRIKDLEAIGVTQIVAGSPIGPDKEKAIKLIGKEIIAKM
- a CDS encoding desulfoferrodoxin FeS4 iron-binding domain-containing protein → MAVSRKGEKYRCEICGNEVTVTEVGGGTLVCCGEDMILIEE
- a CDS encoding DUF2180 family protein, which codes for MKCYECAIEGKDTDAVGICIVCGRGVCKDHLIHEETPVWEGDYPIELKPDQEHIKRIVCLPCHEALKENCLFNEVC
- a CDS encoding DUF2180 family protein, translating into MLKCYDCLEENKDTEAVGVCIVCGKGLCMEHIKQVEFPMKGGGYPLPHKTLKKGLPRMLCKECIDNILGDGFCV
- a CDS encoding carboxymuconolactone decarboxylase family protein, whose protein sequence is MTEHKEIIESMGEKMGFTPQILETLGDLDPEFLHKYRRCDHKILTDGALPAKMKILMALAVVASKQCESCTMSQMKSALKNGATKEEIMETMEVIFITSGAPAVAACRDALKMLK
- a CDS encoding desulfoferrodoxin family protein produces the protein MVEGKINKPADPKNLTEGDKKHIPAIYVPKTIVAGKPFDVIVEVGLIPHVMEEKHHIEWIELYLNDNKIGKVELSLRKNKKAEATFTIEADKSLAGKESKLHALEHCNIHGTWEEFMTIKMS